A single Cherax quadricarinatus isolate ZL_2023a chromosome 4, ASM3850222v1, whole genome shotgun sequence DNA region contains:
- the emei gene encoding transmembrane protein 161B: MAVFGVQLVVTMVMASVLSRITPHYSLARWLLCGTGLVYYLHPTDEELRSLAGIPKDKGKKGKGGGKGNSKGGTAAEDDGTFTVPRSLDLSLETSRMVPGEVMQLKFYAEYQWLLDFALCAAIVYIITEIFMAVAPPKAEVNLSMLWCLLAVGFSFKVMFSLSMLYFCGEDSGGEKAMVVLSFFTYLLIALGMLILDESKLELGLELAYSSFNSSAAAFLKAQGLPSDGPASKVTFKIILAMLCALIGAFYTFPGLRLGKMHWDSLRYCTESRVLKLLFHISFVAPLLLVTMWIKPVSRRYFTEYTWPGRSHPIMSSDMFDILRIVLIIVVGVVRLCMMPYYLQSYLNLAYDKIEEQKKESGRITNKDLQKKIARVFYYLCVVTLQYIAPIILCLFLSLMFKTLGGLSWGALLGGVSEPEECGLTPDLETEETVAATIPTLQDAQTVMEATKILTLGMEELKKVFTTEFYRGVLGFTTWWCIFSWFLSGTFGVAYQSYFTKG, from the exons ATG GCTGTGTTTGGGGTGCAgttggtggtgacgatggtgatGGCCAGTGTGTTGTCTCGCATCACACCGCATTACTCGTTAGCACGATGGCTCCTCTGTGGCACCGG GCTGGTATACTACCTGCACCCTACAGATGAAGAGCTACGAAGCTTGGCTGGAATACCGAAAGACAAAGGGAAGAAAGGAaaaggaggggggaaggggaacagTAAAGGAGGAACGGCTGCAGAAGACGATGGGACATTTACTGTACCTCGGAGTCTGGACTTATCTCTGGAAACTTCACGCATGGTTCCTGGAGAAGTGATGCAGCTCAAGTTTTACGCTGAGTACCAGTGGCTtcttgactttgcactttgtgctGCAATAGTATATATCATCACTGAG ATCTTTATGGCAGTGGCTCCCCCAAAGGCTGAGGTAAACCTGAGCATGCTGTGGTGTCTGCTGGCTGTTGGCTTCTCTTT TAAAGTTATGTTCTCTCTGTCTATGCTCTATTTCTGCGGTGAAGACTCTGGTGGAGAGAAAGCTATGGTTGTTCTTTCGTTCTTCACATATCTCCTCATAGCTCTGGGTATGCTGATCCTCGATGAAAGCAAGTTGGAGCTGGGCCTCGAGTTAGCTTACTCATCCTTCAATTCTAGTGCTGCAGCTTTCCTTAAAGCGCAAGGTCTACCATCTGA TGGTCCGGCATCTAAAGTGACATTCAAGATAATCCTTGCAATGCTATGTGCACTGATCGGTGCCTTCTACACATTTCCAGGACTGAGATTAGGCAAGATGCACTGGGATTCCCTAAG GTACTGCACAGAGAGTAGGGTCTTGAAGCTGCTTTTCCACATTAGTTTTGTTGCACCTCTGCTGTTAGTGACAATGTGGATTAAACCAGTTTCCCGGAGGTACTTCACGGAGTACACCTGGCCTGGTCGCAGCCATCCTAT CATGAGCTCTGACATGTTCGACATTCTTCGCATCGTGTTAATTATAGTTGTGGGTGTGGTGCGTCTTTGTATGATGCCGTACTACCTGCAATCATATCTAAATCTTGCATATGACAAGATAGAGGAGCAAAAGAAGGAATCTGGTCGCATCACAAATAAAGATCTTCAGAAGAAG ATTGCTCGGGTGTTCTACTATCtctgtgttgtgacacttcaGTATATTGCACCGATAATtctttgtctcttcctctctcttatgttTAAGACTTTGG GAGGACTTAGTTGGGGAGCATTACTTGGAGGCGTGAGTGAGCCAGAGGAGTGTGGTCTGACTCCTGACTTGGAGACTGAAGAAACAGTGGCAGCCACCATCCCCACCTTGCAAGATGCTCAAACTGTTATGGAAGCTACAAAGATACTCACTCTTGGAATGGAAGAGCTTAAGAAG GTGTTCACTACTGAGTTCTACCGTGGAGTTTTGGGTTTTACAACTTGGTGGTGCATCTTCTCCTGGTTCCTCTCAGGCACATTTGGCGTTGCATATCAATCATATTTCACAAAAGGATAA